GGCCGCGTGCAGCTTAGCCGGACGGGTGTCGGCAGCAGGTAATAGTTGATCGATGCCGCTTTCTACACGTATACGATACTGATCCAATTTTTCTTTTAATACGGGATTCACTACGATAGCTTAGAGCATACTTTATATGAAGGAAACGCCAATATTCGAAGAAGTTTTCAATCGTCTGCTTAAGTTGCCTGGTTTTTGGGTGAAACTTTTGATTGGCGGCTTGTTGTCATTTGTGCCGATCGTGAACTTGTTTGCCTTTGGCTACCTGTATCGACTTTCGCGTGCGGTGCGAAGGTCTGGAGAGCCGGTATTACCGGCGTGGCAGGACTGGCCGGGGCTGTTTCAAGACGGTTTGCGCTTCGGGGTGGTTTGGCTGGGCTATTGGTTATTGCCGATATTGGTGGCGAGTGGTATTAGTTGGTTGCTGACCTGTGTGGGGCTCAGTGCTTTGACGAACGTTTTCTTACTTTCGGTGGTTTTGCTGGCTACGGTATTATTTACCTCGGCGCTGTATCGCTATAATATGCGTAAAGACTTCAAGGATTTGTTAGATCTGGCTCTGATTGCTCGTATGACGTGGATGGAACTGCCGCGCTTGGTTGTGCCGGCATTTGTTTTTCTGGGGCTGGTGGTCTTACTTTTACCATTTTATGGTTTTGCGATTTTTGCTGCTTTCCTCATGTTGATTACTTACACGAGCTTGCGCTACCGCCGTTTGGAGCAACATCAATCAACAAGCTTTTAGTTTTATTTAAATTTTTTTGAAGATATGTCTATTGCTGCTGATAAAACACCAAGTGCCACTGGAGTCTATTTTTGTGCGGTATTGATGGCCTTGTTGGGGGCGTTGTTGGGCTTTGGCTATATGTTGGCTTTTCCGGCGAAAGCCTTTGGCAGTCAGGCTGAGTACGAAACTTCTTTAGCGGATTCGTCCAAAAAGCCGAGCAAAGCGGCGAAGGCGGATCTTGGTCCCAAGCCTGGGGATGCTTATTATATTGAGGGCGCAGTGCTCAGTTCGCGCAGCTGGGAGGCGAAGCGTGCGTCGTTGAGCATGGAGGGGGCTCAATCTGTGGAGATTTCGACGGGGGAGATCAACGCGTGGATGGCGGCTAAATTCCGGCCGGGGCAATCCGCGAGTGAAAATGATGAAGAGGCGAATTTGCTAATCGTGCCGGGAGTGCCCAATGTCGGGATCGTGGGTGATGGGCAGTTTTATTTAAATGTGCCCACTACTATTACGGCCTTTGGAGCGAGCGATGATTTTACTATTTCTGTGCTGTGCGAATTGAATGCGTCTCAGCCCAAGATCCGCTCTGTCAATGTGAGAAGTGCGAAGGTGCCTATGCCGCAACTGCTGGGGGCCCGACTTCTAGCTGTTTTATCGCAGGGATATGCCGCGACTGAAGAGTATCAAATTATCTCCGAGGCTTTTGCGCGTGCGGATTCGGTGGAAGTCGTGGGGGATCAGTTTGTTTTCAAGCTGCGATAGCCGTTCGGTATGCGTCGACTTTTCTTTATGCAGGTGCTGGTCGCGTGGCTTGTCTTCGCGACGGTTGGCGTACCGTGGGGGCAGGCTGCGCCTAATTTGCGCACGATGCGGAATCATTATTTCGAGGTGGTGGGCTTGGATTTGCGCTCCGTTTCTTATGTGAATGAGTTGAGTGCCTACAGCGTTGAGATTGCGCAGCGGTATCTTGAGCGCGAAGGCTTGGCTTTTCCTCAGCCAATTTTGATTAGTCTGCGTCCCGAGGCACATGTTGACTTTGAAGGCGATTACCGCGTCCGCCTGGCAGAGCGTAATTCAGTGTGCTTGGATCTGCGTTGGGAAGATGACATGACGCTGAAGCGAACTTGCCGGGGGATTGCTGAGGCTTTGCTCCGTCAGTATGCTGTGTTTAATTATGGGACTGGCGCAGCTGCAAATTTACGAGCCTGGCCCGTCGAGGCGTTGGCGGGCGAGATTTACTATGGCTTACGTGCGGCGGAGTTTGTGGAGTCGCTGCAGCGTAGGCGGGGGCTTCCGCCACTTGTATTGACAGAGGTTGTTGAAGCATTGCAATCTGAAGTGTCCATGTCCTCGGACTCGGGGTATTGGCTGCTTTCGGTCATGAAAGCCAGTGGTTTGAAGCGAGACCGAATCATTGGACTTTTCCAGCAGGCAACTGCTGGGATTGATGTGGAAGAGGCCATCACTTCCGCCATACAACCTAATTCGCCGACTGCCGAGCCAGTCAGTGGACAGGTCTGGTTCGCGGAGCAACTGACTGTATTGCTAGCGCAGGAATATGATGTCATTGAGTCGATGGATACATCGCGGACTTGGCTAGCGAAGTTAGCCAGTCTGGAGGAGCCGCTCCAGTTGGAATCCGGAGTCGAGTTGAAGCTTAATTTGCGTTCTTTGTGGACGCATCGAGCGGAGCCGGCGGTGCGTGCGAGGATTCAGGCGCGCTATGAGATTTTACTTTTGCGCATGTCTCGCATTAATCCCGCATACTTTAATCCTGCTCGTTCGCTGGGGGTGCTTTTCGAAGGCATATTACAGGAGGTGCCAGCTCATCAATATCTACACTATCTGGCGATTTATTTGACTGATTGGGAAGAT
The nucleotide sequence above comes from Coraliomargarita algicola. Encoded proteins:
- a CDS encoding DUF4013 domain-containing protein; its protein translation is MKETPIFEEVFNRLLKLPGFWVKLLIGGLLSFVPIVNLFAFGYLYRLSRAVRRSGEPVLPAWQDWPGLFQDGLRFGVVWLGYWLLPILVASGISWLLTCVGLSALTNVFLLSVVLLATVLFTSALYRYNMRKDFKDLLDLALIARMTWMELPRLVVPAFVFLGLVVLLLPFYGFAIFAAFLMLITYTSLRYRRLEQHQSTSF